One stretch of Streptomyces peucetius DNA includes these proteins:
- a CDS encoding MFS transporter, with the protein MTSTVQPTSGTDETVYRPGRWLALAVLVLAVLLVAVDATVLGLATPFLSEDLKPTGAQLLWIGDVYSFVIAGLLVSMGSLGDRIGRKKLLLTGAVAFGAVSVLNAYATTPETMILARALLGVAGATLMPSTLALIRNIFHDPRERSLAIGIWGAMASAGAAVGPVVGGFLLEHFWWGSVFLINLPVMAVLVVVGVKLLPESKNHVTGPWDLASVALSLVGMVAVVYAIKEAAGHGVSWEAGAAALIGVAGLHGFVRRQLTLSTPLLDMRLFRHRGFSAAVLADLLTILGLSGLVFFLSQFLQLVQGRAPFEAGLAELPAAIGAVATGLVAGRVARRYSVRAVVAGGLAAVGLSLAVLTLLGRTTGYPLLGAALLVVGAGAGFSFTVTADVILSSVPKEQAGAASAVSETAYELGAALGIALLGSIVTGVYRGFSAPDGTPESVASAAHESLGGAVEASAVLGPARAEALLGAAQEAFVDGLRLAAGAGAVVLLATAVAAWVLLRGQKLADTVDH; encoded by the coding sequence ATGACCAGCACCGTCCAGCCCACGAGCGGGACGGACGAGACCGTGTACCGCCCCGGGCGCTGGCTGGCGCTCGCCGTCCTGGTCCTCGCCGTTCTGCTGGTGGCCGTCGACGCGACCGTCCTCGGTCTCGCGACCCCGTTCCTCAGCGAGGACCTGAAGCCGACAGGCGCACAGCTGCTGTGGATCGGTGACGTCTACTCGTTCGTCATCGCCGGCCTGCTCGTCTCCATGGGCAGCCTCGGCGACCGGATCGGCCGCAAGAAGCTGCTGTTGACCGGCGCCGTCGCCTTCGGCGCAGTCTCCGTTCTCAACGCGTACGCCACCACGCCCGAGACGATGATCCTTGCGCGGGCGCTGCTCGGCGTCGCCGGCGCGACCCTGATGCCGTCCACCCTGGCGCTGATCCGCAACATCTTCCACGACCCCAGGGAACGCAGTCTCGCCATTGGCATATGGGGCGCGATGGCCTCGGCCGGCGCCGCCGTCGGACCCGTCGTCGGCGGGTTCCTGCTGGAGCACTTCTGGTGGGGCTCGGTCTTCCTGATCAACCTGCCCGTGATGGCGGTCCTCGTCGTCGTCGGCGTCAAGCTCCTGCCCGAGTCGAAGAACCACGTCACCGGTCCCTGGGACCTGGCCAGTGTGGCCCTGTCCCTCGTCGGCATGGTCGCCGTCGTCTACGCGATCAAGGAGGCGGCCGGCCACGGGGTGAGCTGGGAGGCGGGCGCGGCGGCTCTCATCGGTGTCGCCGGTCTCCACGGATTCGTCCGGCGGCAGCTCACGCTGAGCACACCGCTTCTCGACATGCGGCTGTTCCGCCACCGGGGTTTCTCGGCCGCGGTGCTCGCCGACCTGCTTACCATCCTCGGCCTGTCGGGGCTCGTGTTCTTCCTGTCCCAGTTCCTGCAGCTCGTCCAGGGCCGTGCGCCGTTCGAGGCGGGACTGGCCGAACTGCCCGCGGCGATCGGCGCGGTGGCGACCGGTCTGGTGGCCGGCAGGGTCGCCCGCCGCTACTCCGTACGGGCGGTGGTCGCGGGCGGCCTCGCGGCGGTCGGGCTTTCCCTCGCCGTCCTGACGCTGCTCGGCAGGACGACCGGCTACCCGCTGCTCGGCGCGGCGCTGCTGGTCGTCGGCGCGGGCGCGGGGTTCTCGTTCACGGTCACCGCGGACGTGATCCTCTCCAGCGTCCCCAAGGAACAGGCGGGTGCCGCCTCCGCGGTCTCCGAGACCGCCTACGAGCTGGGAGCGGCACTCGGCATCGCCCTGCTGGGCTCGATCGTGACCGGCGTCTACCGCGGCTTCAGCGCACCGGACGGCACGCCGGAGAGCGTTGCCTCGGCCGCCCACGAGTCGCTCGGCGGCGCGGTGGAGGCATCCGCGGTGCTCGGTCCCGCACGGGCGGAGGCACTGCTCGGCGCCGCGCAGGAGGCGTTCGTCGACGGCCTGCGGCTCGCGGCGGGCGCGGGAGCGGTGGTGCTGCTGGCAACGGCGGTGGCGGCGTGGGTCCTGCTGCGCGGCCAGAAGCTGGCGGACACGGTCGACCACTGA
- a CDS encoding methionine ABC transporter permease gives MTWSEMQPLLSQGTVDTLYMVLWSTVVTVAGGLPLGVLLVLTDKGGLLQNTPVNKVVGVIVNIGRSLPFIILLIALIPFTTLVVGTFIGPTAMIVPLAVGAIPFFARLVETAIREVDHGLVEAVLAMGGSVPTVVRKVLLPQALPSLVSAVTTTVIVLVGYSAMAGAVGGEGLGSKAVTYGFQRFETQFMLVTVVILIALVTIVQLVGDGVVRLLARRGRAAG, from the coding sequence GTGACCTGGTCCGAGATGCAGCCCCTGCTGAGCCAGGGCACCGTCGACACCCTCTACATGGTTCTGTGGTCCACCGTCGTCACCGTCGCCGGCGGGCTGCCGCTCGGTGTGCTGCTCGTCCTCACCGACAAGGGCGGACTGCTGCAGAACACGCCGGTGAACAAAGTCGTCGGCGTGATCGTGAACATCGGCCGCTCGCTGCCGTTCATCATCCTGCTGATCGCGCTGATCCCCTTCACCACCCTTGTCGTCGGCACCTTCATCGGCCCCACCGCGATGATCGTGCCGCTCGCCGTCGGCGCCATCCCCTTCTTCGCCCGGCTGGTCGAGACCGCGATCCGAGAGGTCGACCACGGACTCGTCGAAGCGGTCCTGGCAATGGGCGGCTCCGTCCCCACCGTCGTGCGCAAGGTGCTGCTACCGCAGGCCCTGCCCTCACTCGTCTCCGCCGTCACCACCACCGTGATCGTCCTCGTCGGCTACTCGGCGATGGCGGGCGCGGTCGGCGGCGAAGGCCTCGGTTCCAAGGCCGTCACCTACGGATTCCAGCGCTTCGAGACGCAGTTCATGCTCGTCACGGTCGTGATCCTGATCGCCCTCGTGACGATCGTGCAGCTCGTCGGCGACGGCGTCGTACGGCTCCTGGCCCGCCGCGGACGCGCCGCAGGCTGA
- a CDS encoding GNAT family N-acetyltransferase yields the protein MELRMTTTFPDVSISTERLVLRPYEDADVAAHTEMMNDDMVTAWTSVPHPYTTADAEDWVRRIAPAERTEGRGIVLAVTEFLTQRLVGVVHLRNTDWRALSTEVSYVTAPWARGEGYATESVLAVAQWLFRNQKFERMELRTAADNTASQQVAQKIGCISEGVLRNAWIARTRPDDGTGSWTDIRTDLIVWSLLPEDLEADRMAEAGYRSFTDWN from the coding sequence ATGGAGCTGCGCATGACTACCACCTTCCCGGACGTGTCCATCAGCACGGAGCGGTTGGTGCTGCGCCCCTACGAGGACGCCGACGTCGCGGCCCACACCGAGATGATGAACGACGACATGGTCACCGCCTGGACCTCCGTGCCCCACCCCTACACGACCGCCGATGCCGAGGACTGGGTCCGCAGGATCGCTCCTGCCGAGCGGACGGAGGGCCGCGGCATCGTCCTCGCCGTCACGGAGTTCCTCACCCAGCGGCTCGTCGGCGTCGTCCACCTGCGGAACACCGACTGGCGGGCCCTGTCCACCGAGGTCTCCTACGTCACGGCCCCCTGGGCCCGCGGCGAGGGATACGCCACAGAGTCCGTCCTCGCCGTGGCCCAGTGGCTCTTCCGCAACCAGAAGTTCGAACGCATGGAACTGCGCACCGCCGCCGACAACACCGCCTCCCAGCAGGTGGCGCAGAAGATCGGCTGCATCAGCGAAGGTGTCCTGCGCAACGCCTGGATAGCGCGCACCCGCCCCGACGACGGCACCGGCAGCTGGACGGACATCCGCACCGACCTCATCGTCTGGAGCCTGCTGCCCGAGGACCTGGAGGCCGACCGGATGGCCGAGGCCGGCTACCGCTCCTTCACCGACTGGAACTGA
- a CDS encoding methionine ABC transporter ATP-binding protein, with product MITTTGLTKVYQSRGGREVTALDGVDLHVREGEVFGVIGQSGAGKSSLIRCVNLLERPTSGTVTVAGEDLTALAGRNRRASGELREARSRIGMVFQHFNLLSSRTVKDNVELPLEILGVPGALRSRKALELLDLVGLADKAKTYPGQLSGGQKQRVGIARALAGDPKVLLSDEATSALDPETTRSILQLLRDLNRQLGLTVLLITHEMDVVKTICDSAALMRKGKIVESGTVSELLATPGSELAHELFPVGGEASGPDRTVVDVTFHGEAATQPVISQLSRTYNIDISILGAAMDTVGGRQIGRMRIELPGRYEENVVPVGFLREQGLQIDVLDAEDVAVPAQNSPAPVKEVAK from the coding sequence GTGATCACCACTACGGGCCTTACCAAGGTCTACCAGTCGCGAGGCGGCCGCGAGGTCACCGCTCTGGACGGCGTCGATCTGCACGTCCGTGAGGGCGAGGTCTTCGGAGTCATCGGACAGAGCGGCGCCGGAAAGTCCTCGCTGATCCGCTGCGTCAACCTCCTCGAGCGCCCTACCTCCGGCACCGTGACCGTCGCCGGTGAGGACCTCACCGCCCTGGCTGGACGCAACCGGCGGGCCTCCGGGGAACTGCGTGAGGCACGCAGCCGCATCGGCATGGTCTTCCAGCACTTCAACCTGCTGTCCTCGCGCACGGTCAAGGACAACGTCGAACTGCCCCTGGAGATCCTCGGCGTTCCCGGCGCCCTGCGCTCCCGCAAGGCCCTGGAACTCCTCGACCTGGTGGGCCTCGCCGACAAGGCCAAGACCTACCCGGGGCAGCTCTCCGGCGGTCAGAAGCAGCGCGTCGGCATCGCCCGCGCGCTTGCCGGCGACCCCAAGGTGCTGCTGTCCGACGAGGCGACCAGCGCCCTCGACCCGGAGACCACCCGCTCGATCCTCCAGCTGCTGCGTGACCTCAATCGGCAGCTCGGACTCACGGTCCTGCTGATCACGCACGAGATGGACGTCGTCAAGACGATCTGCGACTCGGCCGCCCTGATGAGGAAGGGGAAGATCGTCGAATCCGGGACGGTGAGCGAACTGCTCGCGACGCCGGGCTCCGAGCTGGCCCACGAGCTCTTCCCTGTGGGTGGCGAGGCGTCCGGCCCCGACCGCACCGTCGTCGACGTCACCTTCCACGGCGAGGCCGCCACCCAGCCGGTCATCTCCCAGCTGTCGCGCACCTACAACATCGACATATCGATCCTGGGTGCCGCGATGGACACCGTCGGCGGCCGCCAGATCGGCCGGATGCGCATCGAACTCCCCGGCCGTTACGAGGAGAACGTCGTCCCCGTCGGCTTCCTGCGCGAGCAGGGTCTGCAGATCGACGTCCTCGACGCCGAGGACGTGGCCGTCCCGGCGCAGAACAGCCCCGCGCCGGTCAAGGAGGTCGCGAAGTGA
- a CDS encoding BTAD domain-containing putative transcriptional regulator: MEFQLLGPFEARHEGERVLTGTRRQERCLLSALLLGAGRVVTTGRIIDLLWDGGPPASARGTVHTYIGRLRARLRPYGLRVDTRHDGYVLDPGGHTIDAQDFTELVRRAGSAGDGAERVRLYDRALALWRGPLLADDADDRLRERLGGPLGELRLSALEQRAEAQLELGAHDRVVADLTPLAGAHPGRERLVAAQMTGLYRSGRQAEALELYRATRTALVTRLGIEPGDRLSTLHDRILRGDPRLNRPAPPVYAVRVGEEWLPWSTSGEPALEFCNTYAGWNSLPRPGSEWLRTYRTLAVWAGHLDLAENWLVAGLLKQARQRPQEANAVLEEGRELRARLYACLTDPQDGRAFKAVADAAEDAAKVSVFVRGEDRLGRWRLSPSAGLRLPVLAVARSASELLGDPRRFTVRACPGKGCGWLFPDHSGRRRWCSLGTCGKETSGS, from the coding sequence ATGGAGTTCCAGCTGCTGGGCCCGTTCGAGGCCCGTCACGAAGGAGAGCGGGTCCTGACGGGAACCCGCCGCCAGGAACGCTGTCTGCTGTCGGCCCTGCTGCTGGGAGCGGGCCGGGTGGTGACCACCGGACGCATCATCGACCTGCTGTGGGACGGCGGCCCGCCCGCCTCCGCGCGCGGCACCGTCCACACCTACATCGGCCGGCTCCGGGCCCGGCTGCGTCCGTACGGGCTGCGCGTCGACACCCGGCACGACGGCTATGTCCTCGACCCGGGCGGACACACGATCGACGCCCAGGACTTCACAGAGCTCGTCCGCCGTGCCGGGAGCGCCGGCGACGGCGCGGAGCGCGTACGCCTGTACGACAGGGCCCTCGCGCTCTGGCGAGGGCCGCTGCTGGCCGACGACGCCGACGACCGTCTGCGCGAACGGCTGGGCGGGCCGCTCGGCGAACTGCGGCTGTCCGCGTTGGAGCAGCGCGCGGAGGCCCAGCTCGAACTCGGCGCGCACGACCGGGTCGTGGCCGACCTGACACCCCTCGCCGGTGCGCACCCGGGCCGGGAGCGGCTGGTCGCGGCGCAGATGACGGGCCTGTATCGCAGTGGACGGCAGGCGGAGGCGCTGGAGCTGTACCGTGCCACCCGCACGGCACTCGTGACCCGCCTGGGCATCGAGCCCGGCGACCGGCTGAGCACCCTGCACGACCGCATCCTGCGCGGCGACCCGCGGCTGAACCGGCCGGCTCCGCCCGTGTACGCGGTGCGGGTGGGCGAGGAATGGCTGCCGTGGAGCACGAGCGGCGAGCCGGCCCTCGAGTTCTGCAACACCTATGCCGGCTGGAACAGCCTGCCGCGGCCCGGCTCCGAGTGGCTGCGCACCTACCGCACCCTCGCCGTGTGGGCCGGGCATCTGGACCTCGCGGAAAACTGGCTGGTGGCCGGGCTGCTCAAGCAGGCGCGGCAGCGTCCGCAGGAGGCGAACGCGGTCCTGGAGGAGGGACGGGAGCTCCGTGCGCGGCTGTACGCCTGTCTGACCGATCCGCAGGACGGGCGGGCGTTCAAGGCGGTGGCCGATGCCGCGGAGGACGCCGCGAAGGTGTCCGTGTTCGTCCGCGGCGAGGACCGGCTCGGCCGCTGGCGGCTGTCGCCGTCCGCCGGTCTGCGGCTGCCGGTCCTCGCTGTGGCCCGCAGCGCCTCGGAGCTGCTGGGCGACCCGCGGCGATTCACCGTCCGCGCCTGTCCGGGGAAGGGCTGCGGCTGGCTGTTCCCGGACCACAGCGGGCGACGCAGATGGTGCAGCCTCGGGACCTGCGGTAAGGAGACGTCCGGGTCCTGA
- a CDS encoding HAD family hydrolase, giving the protein MKLHAEALLFDNDGTLVSSLESVNRCWTRWAGEYGITADAFARVELHGRPAAEIAADLLPARLVPEAVARIEHLEVEDVAQGVVALPGTLRLLAQLPPERWAVVTSATRRLAEARLAEVGVRPKMTVAADDVTRGKPDPEPFLLAARMLGVDPARCVVFEDAPAGLTAGRAAGMRTVALTTTHTRAELTADIVVPDLSAVSALVTPEGVEITAGE; this is encoded by the coding sequence ATGAAGCTGCACGCCGAAGCCCTGCTGTTCGACAACGACGGAACGCTCGTCTCCTCCCTGGAATCGGTGAACCGCTGCTGGACCCGATGGGCCGGCGAGTACGGCATCACCGCCGACGCGTTCGCCCGCGTCGAACTGCACGGCCGCCCGGCCGCGGAGATAGCCGCCGACCTGCTGCCCGCGCGCCTCGTCCCCGAGGCGGTTGCCCGTATCGAGCACCTCGAGGTGGAGGACGTCGCCCAGGGAGTGGTGGCGCTGCCCGGCACGCTCCGCCTGCTCGCGCAGCTGCCGCCGGAGCGGTGGGCCGTGGTCACCTCCGCCACCCGGCGGCTCGCCGAGGCCCGGCTCGCCGAGGTCGGCGTACGGCCCAAGATGACGGTCGCCGCCGACGACGTCACCCGCGGCAAGCCCGACCCCGAGCCGTTCCTGCTCGCGGCCCGCATGCTCGGCGTCGATCCCGCCCGCTGCGTCGTCTTCGAGGACGCCCCCGCGGGGCTCACCGCCGGACGAGCGGCCGGCATGCGCACCGTGGCGTTGACCACAACCCACACCCGTGCCGAACTCACCGCAGACATCGTCGTACCGGACCTCTCCGCCGTGTCCGCGCTGGTCACACCGGAGGGCGTCGAGATCACCGCGGGGGAGTGA
- a CDS encoding lysophospholipid acyltransferase family protein encodes MTPEDPLSRLTLIKAVLGPILRLMFRPRVEGAENIPGDGAVILAGNHLTFIDSMILPLVCDRPVYFIGKDEYVTGKGLKGRAMAWFFTGCGMIPVDRDGANGGVAALMTGRRVLEEGKIFGIYPEGTRSPDGRLYRGRTGIARLTLMTGAPVVPFAVIGTDKLQPGGAGLPRPGRVTLRFGEPMEFSRYEGMDRDRYVLRAVTDSVMTEVMRLSGQEYVDMYATKAKAA; translated from the coding sequence ATGACACCGGAGGACCCGTTGTCCCGCTTGACGCTCATCAAGGCAGTGCTGGGGCCGATCCTGCGCCTGATGTTCCGCCCGCGTGTGGAAGGCGCGGAGAACATCCCCGGGGACGGGGCGGTGATTCTCGCCGGGAACCACCTCACCTTCATCGACTCGATGATCCTCCCGCTGGTCTGCGACCGCCCGGTGTACTTCATCGGCAAGGACGAGTACGTCACGGGCAAGGGCCTCAAGGGCCGCGCGATGGCCTGGTTCTTCACCGGCTGCGGCATGATCCCGGTCGACCGCGACGGCGCCAACGGCGGTGTGGCGGCGCTGATGACGGGCCGCCGGGTGCTGGAGGAGGGCAAGATCTTCGGCATCTACCCGGAGGGCACCCGCTCCCCCGACGGCCGGCTCTACCGCGGCCGTACCGGCATCGCCCGCCTCACCCTGATGACCGGCGCGCCGGTCGTCCCGTTCGCCGTCATCGGCACCGACAAGCTCCAGCCGGGCGGCGCAGGCCTGCCCCGGCCGGGCCGGGTGACGCTCCGCTTCGGCGAGCCGATGGAGTTCTCGCGCTACGAGGGGATGGACCGGGACCGGTATGTGCTGCGGGCGGTGACGGACTCCGTGATGACGGAGGTCATGCGACTGTCGGGGCAGGAGTACGTGGACATGTACGCGACCAAGGCGAAGGCCGCGTAG
- a CDS encoding GNAT family N-acetyltransferase, with protein sequence MGMSVTISAAAEADAEHILKLQYLCYQTEAELYGDYGIEPLTQSLADLRAELTQGPALVARLGDEVVASVRARIDETGTARIAKLIVHPRMQRHGLGGRLLDAIEERFAGDPAAKRFQLFTGHRSESNLRLYRSRGYVPVSREQVGPRLTLVTLEKVSEAGSYVASA encoded by the coding sequence ATGGGCATGAGCGTGACCATCTCGGCGGCGGCGGAGGCCGACGCGGAGCACATCCTCAAGCTGCAGTATCTGTGCTATCAGACAGAGGCCGAGCTCTATGGCGACTACGGCATCGAGCCGCTGACCCAGTCGCTCGCCGACCTCCGTGCCGAGCTCACCCAGGGCCCCGCGCTCGTGGCGAGGCTCGGGGACGAGGTCGTCGCCTCGGTGCGTGCCAGGATCGACGAGACCGGGACGGCCCGTATCGCCAAGCTCATCGTCCATCCGCGGATGCAGCGGCACGGCCTGGGCGGCCGGCTGCTCGACGCGATCGAGGAGCGCTTCGCGGGGGACCCGGCCGCCAAGCGGTTCCAGCTGTTCACCGGGCACCGCAGTGAGAGCAATCTGCGGCTGTACCGCAGCCGCGGCTATGTCCCGGTCTCCCGTGAGCAGGTGGGGCCGCGGCTGACGCTGGTCACGCTGGAGAAGGTCTCGGAGGCCGGTTCGTACGTCGCCAGCGCCTGA
- a CDS encoding MetQ/NlpA family ABC transporter substrate-binding protein, whose amino-acid sequence MRSNIKFTAAAAATAALALGLTACGTASDPGAQAGDGSQGDTSKALVVAASPTPHADILNYVKDNLAKEAGLKLEVKEFTDYVLPNTATQQGQVDANFFQHKPYLDDFNKKNGTTIVPVVDVHLEPLGLYSKKAKGIKDIKAGQTVAVPNDTTNEGRALALLADNGLITLKDGAGTDAKLSDIADAKGLKFKELEAATLPRALNDVDAAVINGNYAIEADLKPATDSLALEKAEGNPYANFLAVKEGNEDDARVQKLVKLLGSPEVKKFIEDTYAGSVVPAFGAAK is encoded by the coding sequence GTGCGTAGCAACATCAAGTTCACCGCGGCTGCCGCCGCCACCGCCGCCCTCGCCCTCGGCCTCACCGCCTGCGGCACGGCCTCCGACCCGGGCGCCCAGGCCGGCGACGGATCCCAGGGCGACACGTCCAAGGCCCTCGTCGTCGCCGCTTCGCCGACGCCGCACGCGGACATCCTGAACTACGTCAAGGACAACCTGGCGAAGGAAGCGGGCCTGAAGCTGGAGGTGAAGGAGTTCACCGACTACGTCCTGCCGAACACCGCCACCCAGCAGGGCCAGGTCGACGCCAACTTCTTCCAGCACAAGCCGTACCTGGACGACTTCAACAAGAAGAACGGGACGACGATCGTCCCCGTCGTCGACGTCCACCTCGAGCCCCTCGGCCTCTACTCCAAGAAGGCCAAGGGCATCAAGGACATCAAGGCCGGCCAGACCGTTGCCGTCCCCAACGACACGACCAACGAGGGCCGCGCGCTCGCGCTGCTCGCCGACAACGGCCTCATCACCCTCAAGGACGGCGCCGGCACGGACGCCAAGCTCTCCGACATCGCGGACGCCAAGGGCCTGAAGTTCAAGGAGCTCGAGGCCGCGACGCTGCCCCGCGCCCTGAACGACGTGGACGCCGCCGTCATCAACGGCAACTACGCCATCGAGGCCGACCTGAAGCCCGCCACGGACTCCCTGGCGCTGGAGAAGGCCGAAGGCAACCCGTACGCCAACTTCCTCGCCGTCAAGGAGGGCAACGAGGACGACGCGCGGGTGCAGAAGCTCGTGAAGCTCCTGGGCTCGCCCGAGGTGAAGAAGTTCATCGAGGACACGTACGCCGGATCCGTCGTCCCCGCCTTCGGTGCCGCCAAGTAA
- a CDS encoding sigma-70 family RNA polymerase sigma factor, translated as MTASRETAVSGQVVGALQALVSAEATAEAPAAAIEAGDLEQAVWVRLLEQLGGDGPPDDAARWVRKAVRAEARRARRTAWRELPYRHDPCADATGSPERTALRNERRRSLRAAVARTPGNCPRLLTAMLSPHDPTYREIAGTLGISQGSLGPMRSRCLGCLRRMLAAEVAAPEHLGKER; from the coding sequence ATGACCGCATCCCGAGAAACAGCCGTCTCCGGCCAGGTCGTCGGCGCCCTCCAGGCACTGGTGAGCGCGGAGGCGACAGCGGAAGCGCCCGCCGCCGCGATCGAAGCGGGCGACCTCGAACAGGCCGTATGGGTACGGCTCCTGGAACAGCTCGGCGGCGACGGGCCGCCGGACGACGCCGCCCGCTGGGTCAGGAAGGCCGTACGGGCGGAGGCGCGCCGCGCCCGCCGCACGGCCTGGCGTGAACTCCCCTACCGCCACGACCCCTGCGCCGACGCCACGGGCAGCCCGGAGCGCACCGCCCTCCGCAACGAGCGCCGCCGCTCCCTCAGGGCAGCCGTCGCCCGTACCCCCGGGAACTGTCCCCGGCTGCTGACTGCGATGTTGTCGCCGCACGACCCCACCTACCGGGAAATCGCAGGGACGTTGGGTATCTCACAAGGAAGTCTGGGGCCGATGCGTTCCCGATGCCTGGGATGTCTGCGCAGAATGCTGGCGGCAGAGGTTGCAGCTCCTGAACATCTGGGAAAGGAGCGGTAG
- a CDS encoding glycerophosphodiester phosphodiesterase: MTQGSSSSPARRSVLGAAVVTTAALGIGAGAATARADERQGAGRPSGKDRWELPVPTVIAHRGASGYRPEHTMGAYQFALDVGAHVIEQDLVPTKDGHLVCRHENDITGTTDVADHPEFASRRTTKSVDGVSLTGWFTEDFTLAELKTLRAKERIPGTRQENTLYDGRWTVPTFEEVLKWAEKEGRRRGRPVWLYVETKHPSYFRSIGLGLEERLAKLLRRYGRHRADSPTFLQSFEPTSMERMARLVGTPRVVLLWTPDDRPWDFREAGDPRTVADLITPEGLDWIAGFAQGIGPLLDLVIPKDADGRLTEPTTLVRDAHARGLVLHPYTMRNENTFLPADFRRGTDPNAYGDVFGAYRAYFATGIDGIFTDNPDTGLLAAADAGR; encoded by the coding sequence ATGACACAGGGTTCGAGCAGCAGTCCGGCGCGCCGCAGCGTGCTGGGAGCCGCGGTCGTGACCACCGCAGCGCTCGGGATCGGCGCGGGTGCGGCGACGGCGCGGGCGGACGAGCGCCAGGGCGCCGGCCGTCCGTCCGGCAAGGACCGCTGGGAGCTGCCCGTGCCCACGGTGATCGCCCACCGCGGTGCGAGCGGTTACCGGCCCGAGCACACCATGGGCGCGTACCAGTTCGCCCTCGACGTGGGCGCGCACGTCATCGAGCAGGACCTGGTGCCGACCAAGGACGGCCATCTCGTATGCCGTCACGAGAACGACATCACCGGTACGACGGACGTCGCCGACCACCCCGAGTTCGCCTCCCGCAGGACCACCAAGTCCGTCGACGGTGTCAGCCTCACCGGCTGGTTCACCGAGGACTTCACGCTCGCCGAGCTGAAGACACTGCGCGCCAAGGAGCGGATCCCGGGCACCCGCCAGGAGAACACCCTCTACGACGGCCGCTGGACCGTGCCCACCTTCGAGGAGGTCCTGAAGTGGGCCGAGAAGGAGGGCCGCCGCCGCGGCCGCCCCGTGTGGCTCTACGTCGAGACCAAGCACCCCAGCTATTTCCGGAGCATCGGGCTCGGCCTGGAGGAGCGGCTGGCGAAGCTGCTGCGCCGTTACGGGCGGCACCGCGCGGACTCCCCGACGTTCCTGCAGTCCTTCGAGCCGACGAGCATGGAGCGGATGGCCCGCCTGGTGGGCACCCCGCGCGTCGTCCTGCTGTGGACGCCGGACGACCGCCCGTGGGACTTCCGCGAGGCGGGCGACCCGCGCACGGTCGCCGACCTGATCACGCCCGAGGGCCTGGACTGGATCGCGGGATTCGCCCAGGGCATCGGCCCGCTGCTGGACCTCGTCATCCCCAAGGACGCGGACGGCCGGCTCACCGAGCCCACGACGCTGGTGCGGGACGCCCACGCCCGCGGCCTGGTCCTGCACCCGTACACGATGCGCAACGAGAACACCTTCCTCCCCGCCGACTTCCGGCGCGGCACGGACCCGAACGCCTACGGCGACGTCTTCGGCGCGTACCGGGCGTACTTCGCCACGGGCATCGACGGCATCTTCACCGACAACCCCGACACCGGCCTGCTGGCGGCAGCCGACGCCGGCCGCTGA
- a CDS encoding TetR/AcrR family transcriptional regulator, with protein MAMDREHVLRTAAALLARRSTATMDEVARAAGIGRATLHRHFAGRDALVRALEEFGIQEFEAALDAARLDDGDASHALRRLIGEMEPAADLLAFLYNESQLFEGDEINEGWARLDARVCDLFRRGQEQGEFRIDLTPAWLTEALYALIASCAWAVMDGRVAKKDFQHMTVELLLGGAVRRVDK; from the coding sequence ATGGCCATGGATCGAGAACATGTGCTCCGCACCGCCGCCGCCCTCCTCGCCCGCAGGTCGACCGCCACCATGGACGAGGTCGCCCGGGCCGCGGGGATCGGCCGAGCCACCCTGCACCGGCACTTCGCCGGCCGGGATGCGCTGGTCAGAGCACTGGAAGAGTTCGGCATCCAGGAGTTCGAGGCCGCGCTCGACGCGGCGCGCCTCGACGACGGCGACGCGAGCCACGCACTGCGCCGGCTCATCGGCGAGATGGAACCGGCCGCCGACCTGCTCGCCTTCCTCTACAACGAGAGCCAGCTCTTCGAGGGCGACGAGATCAACGAGGGCTGGGCCCGTCTCGACGCCCGCGTCTGTGACCTGTTCCGGCGCGGCCAGGAGCAGGGCGAGTTCCGGATCGACCTGACACCGGCCTGGCTGACCGAGGCGCTCTACGCCCTCATCGCCTCCTGCGCCTGGGCCGTCATGGACGGCCGCGTCGCCAAGAAGGACTTCCAGCACATGACCGTCGAGCTACTGCTCGGCGGCGCCGTACGGAGAGTGGACAAATGA